A DNA window from Onychostoma macrolepis isolate SWU-2019 chromosome 13, ASM1243209v1, whole genome shotgun sequence contains the following coding sequences:
- the vent gene encoding ventral expressed homeobox, with translation MFKKFSVEWLSQSFHAQDLEQQKCVKLIPSAPDAFKGETKAPSSPANSCGYTSASESDESEGESAPQRRVRTKFSSDQISRLEKTFSKHKYLGATQRRRTADKLQLSETQVKTWFQNRRMKLKREVQDARAAEFFVPTVLPPVTSFQHLPILRLYVGSGLVWCVDSLRVISTFTEHQSACKEQMMEIL, from the exons ATGTTCAAGAAGTTCTCCGTGGAGTGGTTGTCCCAGAGCTTCCATGCTCAAGATCTGGAGCAGCAAAAATGCGTCAAATTAATTCCAAGTGCTCCTGATGCCTTCA AAGGAGAAACCAAGGCCCCGTCTTCTCCTGCAA ACAGCTGTGGCTACACCTCGGCCTCTGAGAGCGATGAGAGTGAAGGAGAGTCCGCTCCGCAGCGGCGCGTCAGAACCAAGTTCAGCTCGGATCAGATCTCGCGTCTGGAGAAAACCTTCAGCAAACACAAGTACCTCGGCGCCACACAACGACGCAGAACAGCGGACAAGCTGCAGCTGTCTGAAACACAG gtgAAAACGTGGTTCCAGAACAGACGGATGAAGCTGAAACGGGAAGTTCAGGACGCGCGCGCTGCCGAGTTTTTTGTCCCGACAGTGCTTCCGCCGGTGACGTCATTTCAGCACCTCCCC ATCCTCcgtctgtatgtggggtctggtCTGGTGTGGTGTGTAGATTCGCTCCGGGTCATCAGCACCTTCACAGAACATCAAAGCGCCTGTAAGGAGCAGATGATGGAGATCCTCTGA
- the vox gene encoding ventral homeobox has translation MRHGAIYIQAASGGLANSLGLYSDRFTSSDTQTASMVKKFSVDWLAQSFHDSPPQDVLEPETKTHRPHVPCVVQPRPPTSYDKVYLQPKPKVNKAEQKPETVKEKEVTQRSCSSPSFSENSGYSSGYESEAAASECASIEDGNETEKDAATRRIRTKFTPEQIDKLEKIFNRHKYLDAGERVKTALKLNLSETQVRTWFQNRRMKLKREVQEMRADYLLPQMVLPHVLPVQYHCYDRQRLPFPPHGALIQQMMPLVPPHQLMMPRQHYY, from the exons ATGCGGCACGGGGCTATATATATTCAGGCCGCTTCTGGAGGCCTGGCAAACAGTCTTGGATTGTACTCGGATAGATTCACTTcctcagacacacagacagcaaGCATGGTGAAGAAGTTTTCTGTGGACTGGCTCGCCCAAAGCTTTCACGATTCGCCGCCTCAAGACGTTCTGGAGCCGGAGACAAAGACGCACAGGCCACACGTACCGTGTGTGGTTCAACCGAGACCTCCAACATCATATGACAAGGTTTATTTGCAGCCAAAACCAAAGGTTAACAAAGCTGAACAGAAACCAGAGACCGTTAAAGAGAAGGAGGTTACGCAAAGAAGCTGCTCATCTCCAAGCT TCTCAGAAAACAGCGGCTATTCGTCTGGTTATGAGAGCGAAGCGGCCGCGTCTGAATGCGCATCCATCGAAGATGGAAACGAGACTGAGAAAGACGCGGCGACGCGAAGAATCAGAACCAAATTCACGCCGGAGCAGATCGACAAACTGGAGAAGATCTTCAACAGGCACAAATACTTGGACGCGGGAGAGAGAGTGAAAACTGCTTTGAAACTCAATCTGTCAGAAACTCAG GTCAGAACTTGGTTCCAGAACCGCAGGATGAAGCTGAAGCGGGAAGTCCAGGAGATGCGCGCTGACTATCTGCTGCCTCAGATGGTTCTTCCGCACGTGCTTCCGGTTCAGTACCACTGCTACGACAGACAGCGACTTCCGTTTCCGCCTCACGGCGCGCTGATACAGCAGATGATGCCGCTGGTTCCGCCTCACCAGCTCATGATGCCGAGGCAGCATTACTACTGA